The Saccopteryx leptura isolate mSacLep1 chromosome 2, mSacLep1_pri_phased_curated, whole genome shotgun sequence genome has a window encoding:
- the LOC136395697 gene encoding disintegrin and metalloproteinase domain-containing protein 1a-like translates to MNETSRVLQTWAPQMKDLRLGLVPGSSCVRLGTVLVLVLSLLPSLYCDLGSVYYSSYEIVIPKALTVEGREDPGEKASYVILMQGQKQLIRLQVKRDCFVHNFPVFSYHKGILGQEMPVISHDCHYEGYIEGVLGSFVSVNACSGLRGILIKEGKAYGIEPMDSSKRFEHVLYTVSHQARVSCSVTSKDSQEVSSSRPQGTARLPAGLQALSYLWSHTKYVEMFVVVNNLQFQMWGGDVSETVQRVLDVIALANSFTRGINTEVVLAGMEIWTEGDLVEVPADLQVTLGNFNSWRQEQLLHRVKHDVAHMIVRQRPEQGMGHAFLDGACSSGFAAAVESLHHQDLLLSAALMAHQLGHNLGIQHDHLACICKEKHFCLMYENITKESGFSNCSSDYFYQFLQEHKGACLFNKPQRKGRLRRDSYCGNGVVEGDEQCDCGSACYSDPCCDQTCSLRSSADCSGGLCCSGCQLRKKGFLCRSALGECDLPEYCNGTSAECPADSYKQDGTSCDRFHYCVGGRCRSPDNQCMAIYGHTARSAPENCYISINSKGDRFGNCGHPASPASRYVKCFDDNIFCGKMVCTNIRQLPSIKPHQTLMQIPYEGDFCWSMDAYNTTDVPDDGDVPSGTPCAPNKVCMNYSCTDSAGLNYDCKPVEMCSGRGVCNNLRHCHCEAGYAPPDCRAPGNGGSVDSGPPGQPTDKYPSEGKGKSYSVDHGHFGRVGENTTESKTIGKVLYVFPLFLLALLVCLIVGCSHQARKDCSQCSEDALEETEEAVAQEEEGRRKNKPEAETIGSDRKKSNPANT, encoded by the coding sequence ATGAATGAGACTAGCAGAGTGCTTCAGACTTGGGCTCCCCAGATGAAGGACTTGAGGCTGGGACTGGTGCCAGGATCCTCATGTGTCAGGTTGGGGACGGTGCTGGTGTTGGTGCTGAGTTTGCTGCCTAGCTTGTACTGTGACCTGGGATCGGTATATTACTCTTCTTATGAAATAGTCATCCCCAAGGCTCTGActgtggagggaagggaagaccCAGGGGAAAAGGCATCCTATGTGATCCTGATGCAGGGCCAGAAACAGCTGATTCGCCTGCAGGTGAAGAGAGACTGTTTTGTCCACAACTTTCCAGTCTTTAGCTACCACAAGGGCATCCTGGGACAAGAAATGCCTGTCATCTCACATGACTGTCACTATGAAGGCTACATAGAAGGTGTCCTGGGTTCTTTTGTTTCTGTCAATGCCTGTTCAGGCCTCAGGGGCATCCTGATTAAGGAGGGAAAAGCCTATGGCATCGAGCCGATGGACTCTTCAAAACGGTTCGAACACGTGTTGTACACCGTGTCACATCAAGCTCGAGTCTCCTGCAGTGTCACctccaaagacagccaagaggtgTCCAGCAGCCGGCCACAAGGGACTGCCAGGCTTCCCGCCGGGCTACAGGCGCTGTCCTACTTGTGGTCACACACCAAGTACGTGGAGATGTTTGTCGTGGTCAACAACCTGCAGTTCCAAATGTGGGGCGGTGACGTCAGTGAGACAGTCCAGAGAGTACTGGACGTCATTGCCCTGGCCAACAGCTTCACTAGGGGAATCAACACAGAGGTGGTGCTGGCTGGAATGGAGATTTGGACCGAGGGGGACCTCGTAGAGGTCCCCGCGGACCTGCAAGTTACACTCGGGAATTTCAATAGCTGGCGACAAGAGCAGCTCCTCCACCGTGTGAAGCACGATGTTGCCCACATGATTGTCAGACAGCGTCCTGAACAGGGTATGGGACACGCATTTCTCGATGGTGCCTGTTCCAGTGGCTTCGCGGCAGCTGTTGAATCGCTCCATCATCAAGATCTCCTCCTGTCTGCAGCGCTCATGGCCCACCAGCTTGGGCACAACTTGGGTATTCAGCACGACCACTTGGCCTGTATTTGCAAAGAGAAACACTTCTGCCTCATGTATGAAAATATCACCAAGGAAAGTGGCTTCAGCAACTGCAGCTCTGACTACTTCTACCAGTTCCTCCAGGAACACAAAGGGGCCTGCCTGTTTAACAAACCTCAGCGCAAAGGCCGCTTGCGTAGGGATTCCTACTGTGGAAATGGTGTGGTGGAGGGCGACGAGCAGTGTGACTGTGGTTCTGCCTGTTACAGTGACCCGTGCTGTGACCAAACGTGTAGCCTGAGGAGCAGTGCAGATTGTAGTGGTGGACTCTGCTGTTCTGGCTGCCAACTGAGAAAGAAGGGATTCCTGTGCCGTTCTGCTTTGGGGGAGTGTGATCTCCCAGAGTATTGTAACGGTACTTCTGCAGAGTGCCCCGCAGACAGCTATAAGCAAGATGGTACGTCATGTGACAGATTTCACTATTGTGTTGGCGGTCGGTGTAGGAGCCCCGATAATCAGTGCATGGCTATATATGGGCACACTGCACGGTCTGCCCCAGAAAACTGTTACATTTCAATAAACAGCAAAGGGGACCGGTTTGGAAACTGTGGCCATCCCGCCTCGCCAGCGTCAAGATATGTTAAGTGTTTTGATGATAATATATTTTGTGGGAAAATGGTATGTACAAACATTAGACAGTTACCATCAATCAAACCCCATCAGACACTAATGCAGATTCCGTATGAAGGAGACTTCTGCTGGAGCATGGACGCCTATAACACCACTGATGTCCCTGATGATGGAGATGTGCCCTCTGGCACTCCTTGTGCCCCAAACAAAGTCTGCATGAACTACTCCTGCACTGATTCTGCCGGGCTCAACTACGACTGCAAACCAGTAGAGATGTGTAGTGGGAGAGGAGTCTGCAACAATTTAAGGCACTGCCATTGTGAGGCTGGCTATGCGCCCCCTGactgcagagctccaggaaatGGAGGGAGTGTGGACAGTGGTCCCCCTGGCCAACCAACTGATAAATATCCAAGTGAGGGTAAAGGAAAAAGTTATAGTGTTGATCATGGTCATTTTGGCAGAGTTGGTGAGAATACAACTGAAAGTAAAACCATTGGCAAAGTACTCTATGTATTCCCCTTGTTTCTTTTAGCACTCTTGGTATGTCTAATTGTTGGTTGTAGTCATCAGGCTAGAAAGGATTGTTCACAGTGCTCAGAAGATGCCctagaagaaactgaagaagcagTTGCACAAGAGGAAGAaggcagaagaaagaataaaCCAGAAGCAGAAACTATAGGTAGTGATAGAAAGAAGTCTAATCCAGCAAACACCTGA